The Enterobacter oligotrophicus sequence GGAGGATGAGATCGTTTCTAATCCTCTGCGCGACATGGAATTGATCGCTTTTGAAGGCATCAAGGATCGTATCAACCGTCTCGACTGGGATGAGATACAGAATCTGGTCGCAGGCGTGTTACGCAGCATGGGATATAAAACCCAGGTATCGCCTGCTGGTGCTGACCGTGGGAAAGATATCATTGCTTCCCCTGACGGTTTTGGCTTCGAAAATCCGCGTATTATTGTTGAAGTGAAGCACCGGCGGGAACAGATGAGCAGCCAGCAAATCCGTAGCTTTATCGGTGGCCGTCATAAAGATGATCGCGGGCTGTATGTCAGCACCGGTGGATTCAGCAAAGATGCGCGCTATGAAGCTGATCGTTCTACAATCCCGTTGACACTATGGACGCTTGACGATCTGGTTCGTGCGTTAGTGGAAAACTATGAGCAAGTGGATATAGAGACTAAGCTATTGGTTCCGCTAAAGAAAACATATTTGCCTGCATGAATTTGCAACGCCTGTTTTGTATAGACAGGCGTTGCTGTATCCACCATCAGACACTTGCAGGGGAAAAAAGGTAGGTTCAGATCTGAAAAGGTAGATTTTACCAGAATATTACCAATCAATTTTATTGAGTTCATGATGTAGTACCTCTGAAATAAGAACACTCAGCATAAATGTGGCAAGTCTTATGCTGAGTGAATCACATCAAATCACATCACCAACAACATCTGTGTCACTTAAAAAATCATTTTTTTGTGCAAAAATAAACTGTTTTAAAAATTGTTCAATGCGTATATTCAACTTAAATAAAGGTATGCTTACGCCATCTTGTTTTTCAAAATAGATTTTTGCTTTTGTCTTATCTACCGATTCTTTTAATGCGTCGAAGCGACCAAAATCGTTTAGATTTTTCGCATTAACGCTATCAACCATTAATGCTAGGAGCAACTCTTTATCTAAACCAAGAGCATTAACAACACCGTTTATTTGCGCATTTTCAGCGTTATCTTTGTAGATGTTGATGTAGTCTCTGAAAGTATGGCCTTCAACGAGCTGAGCATCGCCTCGCTGCAAGTCGTGCAAGAAGAGTTTGGCGTATTTCTGCTCAATTTGGGTGAGCGTTGCAAACGACTTGTGCAGTTCATTTAATGTGGATTCAATGCTTGCAGGGTCCTGGTGTTTGTTCAGCTCTTTTAAATATTTATCGAATCGGCTATTCATATAGTCGGCATCGATTTTACCGGTATCTATTTCAGTTAAATAACCACTGATATCAAAAGGCACATCGCCACCACCTGCACCATCGTGCTCACCTTTGGCTGTTAATTCTTTATAGCGCAGGACCAGACTTAGATAAGTTTGTTCGTCTATAGCCAGTGTTACTTCATGTTCCGCATTATTTTCAGTAAAGGAATAGACCGACTGTTCCCAATGGAAGCCTTGTACTTTAGCCGCTTCCAGGTGCTGGCTAAAGGTATTAAACAACTTGGTAAATTGGGCACAGGCTTCTATATCGTCTGGCAGTTTTTCAAAATTCTCCACACCAGCGATAACAAACAGCTCGGTAATGTCAGCTACTAATTCATTTATAGCTTTAAGATTGCTTTCTAACTTATCAACAAACAAGCCGATAGGTTTATCGCCGGAATAGAGTTTTACCGCAGCATTAATGTGCTGCTCCATTGTATGTGGGTAGCGGTAATAACGGATGATGCCGTGGGGTTTGTCGGGACCAAACAAGCGATTGGTGCGTGAGAACGCTTGAATTATATTTTGGTATTTTATTACCTTGTCTAAATACAAAGTATTAAGCCATTTAGAATCAAAACCAGTGAGCATTTGATCCACTACAATCAATAAATCTAATTGCTTTGAAGGCTCGGTATGAATGCGTTCGTAAGGTTTTTTATGAGCAAGGCGTGCCGCTAAATCCTTTTTAAAAGCCGCGTGGCGGGAAAAATCAAAATCGTGACCATAGCGCTTATTGTAGTCACTCATAATTTCATCCAGCCCATCGCCTTTAAAGGTTGGGCCTCGGTCACCACTACCGTCGTTATCAATATTTGGGTCAAACAAGGCTGAGATTTTTAGCTCAGGTTTGGCCGCTTTTAAACGCCGATAATAGTCAATCGCTTCAGCGATGCTATTTGTGGCTAAAATCGCGTGAAATTTATTATTTTGGCTGAGTACATCCCATTTATCTAAGATATCACTGACCACTTTCTCCTGGTGGGCATTAGTTAAATATTGGCTTTTAGGTATATAGTCTTCAATGCCTTTGTGATATTTGCCAGTGCCATCTTTGTAGCCTGCCATAGGCACATCTTTCATAAAGTGATTAAACTTTTTCTTTTTGGTTGGATCAGCCATCGCATCAGCAACCGATTCAGCCCTAGCTTGTTCTAATGCAACTTCTTTCCTTAGATCGCTATCTCTAAAAGTAGGTACTTTGTAAGGATCAAATCCCAAAACGTTACCATCACGTATACCATCTGCTATGCTATAGCGATGCAACTCGTTACCAAATACATCAGCGGTAGTATTGCTATTGATTTTATTTTCATCATGAATTGGCGTGCCGGTAAAACCAAAAAAGAGTGCCTTAGGGAATGTTTTTTTAATGCTTACCAGCATGCCTAGTTTATTTTCTTTGCCTCCACTCATCGTTGAGCGATGTGCTTCATCAATAATAAATACCAAGCGCTTAGCACGGATGTTTTCTATATCAGCTGAATTTGTTGCTGTTCCCTCATCATCAGCTTCTTCAAAAATATTACTCATTTTTTGAATGGAGCTAACAATTAACGTATCGGAAGTTGCACTGCTTTTTAATTTGGTAATGAGTACATGAGTATTCTCTGTAGCTTGAACGGTTTCACCATCGCTAGCAAAATTGCGATATTCCGTCAGAGATTGGGTACCCAGCTCAATCCTGTCCATTAAAAAAATCACTTTATCAGCATCTTTCGATTGGGCAATTAACTGTGCCGATTTAAAACTGGTCATGGTTTTTCCCGAACCGGTAGTATGCCACACATAACCCCCGAGACGATCAGGGTTATTAGCGCTACCCAGCTGTTGCCAGTTTGTTTTGGCTACTTTGTCTGATATCGCATTAGCGGCGTAATACTGATAGCTGCGCATTACCTTTAGCACGCCGTCGGTATCGTCGGCGACGGTATAAAAGCCAATCAACTGATGCGCCATAGGGATAGAAAGCAAGGTAGAGGCGATGTCTTTCCAGTGGTTCATGGGTTCGTTATTAAAATCGGCCCAGTTAAACTGATAGTCGGGGTTAAACTTGCCGTCTAGTCCGGGGTTGGCAAAGTATTTGGTCTCGTTTGGCTCCATAGCTACAAACACCTGGATGAGCGAAAACAGGCCGTTAAATAAGCCTTCTGTACTGTACTTTTCAATTTGGTTTACGGCCTGACTAACCGGAATACCGCTGCGCTTTAGCTCTACATGGATCACCGGCATACCGTTAATCAGTAGCAACACGTCACCTCGTCTGTCGTTACGCAAAGGGCTGCCGCGTTCGAATTTAGGCTGCTGTACAATTTGGTAACGGCTTTGACCTGCGGCGATTTCCTGGCGATCGTATATTTTTAAGCTGACTTCTTTGCCCATATGCAAGGTATCGGCTGGGTTATCGCGCTTAATGGCCACGGTTTTACCATTAATTAAACCGTTCAGCTTGAGCGGGGTTTTAAGCTCTTTGATTTGCTCAATAATTTGCTGCATTTCAGACGCGGTAAGCGGAACATCGTTTAAACGATCCCGCTGGCGATTATTTTCAAACAAAATGGACGCCCAATTTTGCAGTAAATCGTCTTCGGTTTTGTTTTTGAGTATCTCTGGTTCCCAACCTTTGTTGGTGAGTACCTCAATAAAGGCCTGCTCAAATTGCGCTTCGGTTGTAAAGGTGGTCATGATGGCGCTCCCTGTTAGACAAACATTTTGCTTAAGCAAGCCTGCTTGATGTTGTTGAGCTTGGTGATTTGTTGTTGATGCTGATTGATCAATGCGTCGAGCTTTTGGAAATAATTTCCGATGGCGGTTTGCTCTTCAATTGAGTTGGGAATCGTTATTTTTATTGCACTCATAACGTTGTTCATTAGCTTAGGATTTCCGACATGTGAAACGTGCTTCCAAGCTTCTTTGTTTAATATTTCCGCGATAGCTTTATTGGCATAACCTCTATCTGATAAGAGAACACCGTTTACATTCGTACTGTAAAATTTATCGTCCCTAAAATTAACAGTCCCAGCATTTGCACCGTCTGTTGTCCATGTGATCGCGTTTTCGAATAAGTATTTGTCATAAAACCCCATCAACCCATTGTTTTTTGTTTGTGATGAATATACTGGATATCGTTTATCAGAAGTTGGTATAGAGCTTGTTTTATTTAGCGGCAATACATTTCCGCGAGTGACTGTAAACAGTTCGCAAATAGTTTTCTCCTTCCACTCTCCACTAAATCCTATAAAGCGTATTTCTGGAATGGTTTCGCCTTGTTTAGGAAACATTTTTTCCAGCATTGCTTTTTTAATGTTGCTGAGTTTGTCATGCTTTTGTTGGTGTTGATTGATTAGCGCGTCAAGCTTTTGGAAGTAGTTGCCTATGGTGGTTTGTTCCTCTGAACAGGGCATAAGAATTTTCATGCGCCCAAGTTGCTTGCCTGAAATTTCTAAAAAAGTGGAGCCCGATGCATGTTTAAGTGCGAACTCTTTGATTTGTTTACCCGCTGAATAGAGGAAGTAAGGATAAAATCCTTCTTTAACAACAAATGATTGAAAACCTTGATTAGTGGCGCCAGGTTTAGCAAGAATCGCCATATCACCTATGCCTGCTCTACTAGTAAAAAGAACAGTATTACCAGCAGGAAGTATCTTTGCAGAAGAACTTTTCAGACCTAGATCTGTAATCTTCTTCTTACTACCTTCCGCATATACATTGCTTCCAATTTCAGTTGGTGAATACCAATCAATATCACCATCCCAAAACTCAGAAATTGATGTACTAGGTGTACCGCCTCCTATAATTTCAG is a genomic window containing:
- a CDS encoding restriction endonuclease subunit S — encoded protein: MSMDNKVPEIRFKGFSKAWEEKGLGTDVAEIIGGGTPSTSISEFWDGDIDWYSPTEIGSNVYAEGSKKKITDLGLKSSSAKILPAGNTVLFTSRAGIGDMAILAKPGATNQGFQSFVVKEGFYPYFLYSAGKQIKEFALKHASGSTFLEISGKQLGRMKILMPCSEEQTTIGNYFQKLDALINQHQQKHDKLSNIKKAMLEKMFPKQGETIPEIRFIGFSGEWKEKTICELFTVTRGNVLPLNKTSSIPTSDKRYPVYSSQTKNNGLMGFYDKYLFENAITWTTDGANAGTVNFRDDKFYSTNVNGVLLSDRGYANKAIAEILNKEAWKHVSHVGNPKLMNNVMSAIKITIPNSIEEQTAIGNYFQKLDALINQHQQQITKLNNIKQACLSKMFV
- a CDS encoding type I restriction endonuclease subunit R, with translation MTTFTTEAQFEQAFIEVLTNKGWEPEILKNKTEDDLLQNWASILFENNRQRDRLNDVPLTASEMQQIIEQIKELKTPLKLNGLINGKTVAIKRDNPADTLHMGKEVSLKIYDRQEIAAGQSRYQIVQQPKFERGSPLRNDRRGDVLLLINGMPVIHVELKRSGIPVSQAVNQIEKYSTEGLFNGLFSLIQVFVAMEPNETKYFANPGLDGKFNPDYQFNWADFNNEPMNHWKDIASTLLSIPMAHQLIGFYTVADDTDGVLKVMRSYQYYAANAISDKVAKTNWQQLGSANNPDRLGGYVWHTTGSGKTMTSFKSAQLIAQSKDADKVIFLMDRIELGTQSLTEYRNFASDGETVQATENTHVLITKLKSSATSDTLIVSSIQKMSNIFEEADDEGTATNSADIENIRAKRLVFIIDEAHRSTMSGGKENKLGMLVSIKKTFPKALFFGFTGTPIHDENKINSNTTADVFGNELHRYSIADGIRDGNVLGFDPYKVPTFRDSDLRKEVALEQARAESVADAMADPTKKKKFNHFMKDVPMAGYKDGTGKYHKGIEDYIPKSQYLTNAHQEKVVSDILDKWDVLSQNNKFHAILATNSIAEAIDYYRRLKAAKPELKISALFDPNIDNDGSGDRGPTFKGDGLDEIMSDYNKRYGHDFDFSRHAAFKKDLAARLAHKKPYERIHTEPSKQLDLLIVVDQMLTGFDSKWLNTLYLDKVIKYQNIIQAFSRTNRLFGPDKPHGIIRYYRYPHTMEQHINAAVKLYSGDKPIGLFVDKLESNLKAINELVADITELFVIAGVENFEKLPDDIEACAQFTKLFNTFSQHLEAAKVQGFHWEQSVYSFTENNAEHEVTLAIDEQTYLSLVLRYKELTAKGEHDGAGGGDVPFDISGYLTEIDTGKIDADYMNSRFDKYLKELNKHQDPASIESTLNELHKSFATLTQIEQKYAKLFLHDLQRGDAQLVEGHTFRDYINIYKDNAENAQINGVVNALGLDKELLLALMVDSVNAKNLNDFGRFDALKESVDKTKAKIYFEKQDGVSIPLFKLNIRIEQFLKQFIFAQKNDFLSDTDVVGDVI